One Bacteroidia bacterium DNA window includes the following coding sequences:
- a CDS encoding S-adenosyl-methyltransferase, translating into MSKSKFSKTLLSIMDGSFLTTENVVKNLPFILFVMGLGIFYIANSYYAEKTIIQINKTGNDLKELRSEYITGKSDLMKKSKQSEVATLAIQNNLKESIEPPKKIIIKNN; encoded by the coding sequence ATGAGTAAAAGCAAATTCTCTAAAACCTTGCTCAGTATTATGGATGGAAGTTTTCTAACTACAGAAAATGTAGTGAAGAATCTTCCTTTCATCCTCTTTGTGATGGGCTTAGGAATTTTCTACATAGCCAACAGCTACTATGCTGAAAAAACAATCATTCAAATTAATAAAACCGGAAATGACCTCAAAGAACTTCGTAGTGAGTATATCACCGGGAAAAGCGATTTGATGAAAAAAAGCAAGCAGAGTGAAGTAGCCACCCTCGCTATTCAAAACAATCTCAAAGAAAGTATTGAGCCCCCAAAAAAAATAATTATTAAAAACAACTAG
- a CDS encoding T9SS type A sorting domain-containing protein, with protein sequence MNKFYTAIVALAGLYFLSGSAQAQQTILVSQGGTVNSCSANFYDSGGSGSTYSANEDYTVTICGDGSATPMYAIFSAFNLESNYDYLYIYDGSSTSATLVGQYTGSTSPGTVTSTSGCLTFRFTSDGSVQNAGFTATIGCGAIVVPPGPSTTCAGAGGACLSSAITFPAGTSGGTAETGPNYGCLSTRPNPAWYYFQVGTSGSIAIDQSNSSGIDVDGAIWGPFSDPSTGCSSLSGLAPIACDYAASATFSLTIPNAQAGEYYLILITNYNGGATNITFSQNPSSTGSTTCNALCNISAFTGSGASCTAGTNTYNVTGTITFTDPPSTGTLTFSDGANQTVINAPFTSPYNFTITGVTADGASHTVNAVFSGSSACNAQFTYTAPTPASTSVTGTTTICQGASTTLSAGAGFTSYAWTGPNGFTATTQSITATAAGTYTVGATNSGGCTGTASATVTVNAGPTPTITGNLNVCNGSSTTLDGGAGFSTYAWTGPSGFTASTQTITATAAGTYNLTVTDANGCQGSSSATVVSGSVTVNITGTTTICQGTTTTLDAGAGYSTYAWTGPNGFTDANQTVTVGSGAYTVNVVDAFGCTGTGSVTVTETVVNVTVTGNLTVCPGATTVLDAGPGYTSYGWTDALPIPVPPYSTTQTATLGAGTYAVTVTDANGCVGSALVAVIENDTVPITITGTTAICSGGSTVLDAGAGSNYIWAVITTGITILPGETNQTYTATQPGIYGAQVDLASGCIGIDTITVVQLPSPSPTITGSLTYCTTGTTLDAGAGFATYSWSDGGSFSGSTQTVTAPAGTYTVTVTDNNGCSGTSAPVTVTQSSQVTFAITGNTVLCPGGSVTLDAGTGYTTYQWGTAVGTTPTPIPGETNQTFTTSTPGIYGVQVVNSSGCSGIDTIIVTQGTAPVPTITGSLTYCPSAPGTTLDAGAGFTSYSWTPNGETTQTITAANGSYTVTVTDANGCTGTSASVTVTQSSTITPVVTGTLQYCQGGNTTLDAGTGYTQYVWTDLSNNNIIGTNQTVVVTQGQYSVGVSQAGCSGSSAPVTVTEVAIPTVTAVAQGSTQVCQGQSVTLTASGASTYTWSPGNQTGASISVSTSGSYTVYGEAIPGCGATSAPVTVTILSNPSVSAVANGPTQFCNGSVVLAASGASTYVWNPGGATTPTITVTQSGSYTVTGTDANGCSATSGAITIQSGSTLQINIISSTGGSVVCSGQPVVLDGTTVGAASYSWSPGGATSPTLTVTSSGTYSLTVTDPAGCVATSSPYSVTVGTTPVPTVTSSTNSSLLCNVGDQITYTVVGTYTAYQWSTSPSDITNSVTITQPGTYVVTVTNSDGCVGSSQPIYVSLSPSSLTIVPDGPVIFCEGTGSENEVGLDATSGFDYYVWTSGSTTEDIITNVSGSYFVTAYNDCYPYDPTLPNNGGITSNTINVTVITSVDPYIVSFDDTLQAMPAAISYQWYFNGTIIPGAFNQQYVATQTGAYTVVTQDSSGCGFDTSLVFNFVLKPNTIGIEELNGVTDLNMYPNPASSSFFIEATLAPSTKVEVTFADMLGKSVVNPVMLDGTGLVVRKVDFSELSRGIYFVTIKVNEASITKRIVKE encoded by the coding sequence ATGAATAAATTTTATACTGCAATCGTAGCTTTAGCAGGTTTATATTTTTTAAGTGGATCTGCTCAAGCCCAGCAAACAATTTTGGTTAGCCAAGGTGGAACGGTGAATTCTTGTAGTGCCAACTTTTATGATAGTGGTGGTTCGGGTTCAACCTATTCTGCAAATGAAGATTACACTGTAACCATTTGCGGTGATGGAAGCGCAACTCCAATGTATGCTATTTTTAGTGCGTTCAATTTGGAAAGTAACTACGATTACCTCTATATTTATGATGGTTCTTCAACAAGTGCAACCTTAGTCGGACAGTATACCGGATCCACTTCGCCAGGAACTGTTACTTCAACTAGTGGATGTTTAACTTTTCGTTTTACATCTGATGGATCTGTTCAAAATGCCGGTTTTACTGCAACCATAGGCTGTGGTGCTATTGTGGTTCCTCCTGGGCCCTCTACAACCTGCGCAGGTGCAGGTGGTGCTTGCTTAAGTAGTGCTATCACTTTTCCTGCTGGTACCTCAGGCGGAACAGCAGAAACAGGGCCTAACTATGGATGTCTCTCCACCAGACCTAATCCGGCTTGGTATTATTTCCAGGTTGGAACAAGTGGAAGCATTGCAATCGACCAAAGCAATTCCAGCGGAATTGATGTGGATGGAGCAATTTGGGGACCTTTTTCCGATCCTTCAACCGGATGTTCAAGTCTTTCCGGTTTGGCTCCAATAGCCTGTGATTACGCTGCCAGCGCAACGTTTTCATTAACTATCCCTAATGCTCAAGCCGGTGAATATTACCTCATTCTTATTACCAATTATAATGGTGGTGCAACTAATATTACCTTCAGTCAGAATCCAAGTAGTACCGGAAGTACAACTTGTAATGCACTTTGTAATATCTCAGCTTTTACAGGTTCTGGGGCTTCCTGCACGGCAGGTACAAATACCTATAACGTAACTGGTACCATAACTTTTACTGACCCTCCTTCTACGGGTACCCTAACCTTCTCAGATGGAGCAAATCAAACAGTTATTAATGCTCCTTTTACTTCACCTTATAACTTTACTATCACCGGTGTAACTGCTGATGGAGCTTCTCATACAGTAAATGCTGTTTTCTCTGGGTCGTCAGCTTGTAATGCCCAATTTACTTATACTGCTCCTACTCCGGCCTCTACAAGTGTTACCGGTACTACTACAATCTGCCAAGGAGCATCAACAACACTTTCAGCAGGTGCTGGATTTACATCATACGCTTGGACCGGTCCTAATGGATTTACTGCAACCACTCAATCCATTACGGCAACTGCTGCCGGAACATATACCGTGGGTGCAACTAATTCAGGTGGTTGTACAGGTACAGCATCAGCTACAGTAACTGTCAATGCTGGTCCTACTCCAACTATCACTGGTAATTTAAATGTTTGTAACGGAAGTTCAACAACTTTGGATGGTGGAGCAGGTTTTTCAACTTATGCCTGGACCGGCCCATCCGGATTCACAGCCTCCACTCAAACTATTACAGCTACTGCTGCAGGTACTTATAACTTAACAGTTACTGATGCGAATGGTTGCCAAGGTTCTTCATCGGCAACTGTTGTAAGCGGAAGTGTTACTGTAAATATTACTGGCACCACAACCATTTGCCAAGGAACTACCACCACCTTGGATGCAGGTGCAGGTTATTCTACTTATGCCTGGACAGGACCTAATGGTTTTACCGATGCTAACCAAACTGTAACAGTTGGTTCAGGAGCATATACCGTAAACGTTGTTGATGCTTTTGGCTGTACCGGAACAGGCTCAGTTACAGTAACAGAAACTGTTGTTAACGTTACAGTTACCGGTAACTTAACCGTGTGTCCTGGCGCAACTACTGTTCTTGATGCTGGTCCAGGTTATACCTCCTATGGATGGACTGATGCCTTACCAATACCGGTTCCGCCATACAGTACCACCCAAACTGCTACCTTAGGTGCGGGAACTTATGCCGTAACAGTTACTGATGCCAATGGTTGTGTAGGCTCAGCTTTAGTTGCTGTTATTGAGAATGACACTGTTCCAATTACGATAACAGGCACAACAGCAATTTGCTCAGGTGGATCTACTGTTCTTGATGCAGGTGCTGGTTCTAACTATATTTGGGCAGTTATTACCACAGGTATTACTATCCTTCCTGGTGAAACCAATCAAACTTACACTGCAACTCAACCAGGCATTTATGGTGCTCAAGTTGATTTGGCCTCTGGTTGCATAGGTATTGATACCATTACCGTTGTTCAACTTCCTTCTCCATCACCTACCATTACAGGTTCTTTAACTTATTGTACTACCGGAACCACCTTGGATGCAGGTGCCGGATTTGCTACTTATTCCTGGTCTGATGGAGGTTCTTTTTCAGGTTCAACCCAAACTGTTACCGCTCCAGCAGGAACTTATACAGTAACTGTAACCGATAACAATGGATGTTCTGGAACCTCTGCTCCTGTTACCGTTACTCAAAGCAGTCAGGTTACCTTCGCCATTACAGGAAATACGGTTCTATGTCCCGGCGGTTCTGTAACATTAGATGCCGGAACAGGATATACAACTTATCAATGGGGTACTGCAGTAGGTACAACACCTACTCCTATTCCAGGTGAAACCAACCAAACTTTCACTACAAGCACTCCCGGAATTTATGGGGTTCAAGTAGTGAATTCATCCGGATGTTCAGGTATTGATACTATTATTGTTACCCAAGGAACTGCTCCTGTACCAACTATTACCGGTAGTTTAACCTATTGCCCATCAGCACCGGGAACTACCTTAGATGCCGGTGCCGGATTTACTTCTTATTCTTGGACTCCAAATGGTGAAACTACGCAAACTATAACAGCTGCTAATGGTTCTTACACCGTAACTGTTACAGATGCAAATGGTTGTACAGGTACTTCCGCCTCTGTTACGGTTACTCAGTCCTCAACTATTACTCCTGTCGTGACAGGAACTCTTCAATATTGTCAAGGTGGTAATACCACTTTAGATGCCGGAACAGGTTATACACAATACGTTTGGACTGATTTAAGTAATAATAACATTATTGGTACAAACCAAACTGTTGTTGTAACTCAAGGTCAATATTCAGTCGGAGTTTCTCAAGCAGGTTGTTCTGGAAGTTCAGCTCCTGTTACTGTAACCGAAGTTGCTATTCCAACTGTTACTGCAGTAGCTCAAGGAAGCACTCAAGTATGTCAAGGACAATCGGTAACCTTAACAGCGTCAGGCGCTTCAACCTATACTTGGTCTCCTGGTAACCAAACAGGGGCTTCTATTTCTGTTTCAACCAGTGGTTCTTATACCGTTTATGGTGAAGCTATCCCTGGTTGTGGTGCAACTTCTGCTCCAGTTACTGTAACAATATTGTCAAACCCTTCTGTTTCAGCAGTTGCTAATGGTCCAACTCAATTCTGTAATGGATCTGTAGTGTTAGCTGCTTCTGGAGCTTCCACTTATGTTTGGAATCCCGGAGGAGCAACAACTCCAACAATTACCGTTACTCAGTCCGGTTCTTACACCGTTACCGGAACTGATGCCAATGGATGTTCTGCTACTTCAGGTGCAATAACTATTCAATCTGGATCGACCCTTCAAATTAATATTATTTCAAGTACTGGTGGATCAGTAGTATGTTCCGGTCAACCGGTTGTTTTAGATGGAACTACTGTAGGTGCTGCATCTTATTCCTGGAGTCCGGGTGGTGCTACCTCCCCAACTTTAACCGTTACTAGCTCAGGTACCTATTCCTTAACTGTTACTGACCCCGCTGGTTGTGTGGCCACTTCCTCCCCTTATTCTGTAACGGTCGGTACCACACCTGTGCCAACTGTAACTTCCAGTACCAATAGCTCCTTGTTATGTAACGTGGGAGATCAAATTACCTATACCGTTGTAGGTACTTACACTGCTTACCAATGGTCAACTAGTCCGTCAGATATTACTAATAGCGTTACAATTACTCAACCGGGTACTTATGTAGTTACGGTTACTAATTCCGATGGTTGTGTTGGTTCTTCACAACCTATCTATGTTAGTTTAAGCCCAAGCAGCTTAACCATTGTTCCTGATGGTCCGGTTATATTCTGCGAAGGAACAGGTTCTGAAAATGAAGTTGGTCTAGATGCTACCTCAGGATTTGATTATTATGTTTGGACTTCCGGTTCAACTACTGAAGATATCATTACCAATGTGTCAGGTTCATATTTTGTAACAGCCTATAACGATTGTTATCCTTATGATCCTACTTTGCCGAACAACGGCGGTATCACATCTAACACAATTAATGTAACTGTGATTACCAGCGTTGATCCTTACATAGTTTCATTTGACGATACCCTTCAAGCTATGCCTGCAGCCATCAGTTATCAATGGTACTTTAATGGAACCATTATTCCGGGAGCATTTAATCAGCAATATGTAGCTACACAAACTGGTGCTTATACCGTTGTAACTCAAGATAGCTCTGGTTGTGGATTTGATACGTCATTGGTGTTTAACTTTGTCCTAAAACCAAATACCATTGGAATTGAAGAGTTAAATGGAGTTACTGATTTAAACATGTATCCTAACCCGGCTTCTTCCAGCTTCTTTATCGAAGCAACTTTGGCTCCTTCAACTAAAGTAGAAGTTACCTTTGCAGATATGTTGGGTAAGTCAGTTGTAAATCCAGTGATGCTTGATGGTACAGGTCTGGTGGTGCGTAAAGTAGATTTTTCGGAATTATCCAGAGGTATTTACTTCGTAACTATTAAGGTAAATGAGGCAAGTATTACCAAACGAATAGTGAAAGAATAA
- a CDS encoding phospholipase has translation MTSSKHSMAEEKHLVVSKTARYFIHGNASAKTREVWFIIHGYGQLAKYFIRHFSHFNPETHLVVAPEGLSKFYLEGTTPDSRIGATWMTKEDREAEIKDYVNYLDSLHDQVISQLGKEVKVKVFGFSQGCSTLCRWVAYGKVQPKRMVMWAGTFPPDIDLKEFGSRFHGYEVDVVYGKQDEYLSWINAEEITQWMEQAGIDFRVTTFEGKHEIIREVLNKLLEIEQEAD, from the coding sequence GTGACAAGTTCAAAACATAGTATGGCAGAAGAAAAGCATTTAGTTGTTTCAAAAACCGCCAGGTATTTTATTCATGGAAATGCATCAGCAAAAACCAGAGAAGTTTGGTTTATTATTCATGGATACGGTCAGTTGGCGAAGTATTTCATTCGGCATTTCAGCCATTTTAATCCTGAAACCCATTTGGTTGTTGCACCGGAAGGACTATCCAAATTTTATTTGGAAGGAACCACTCCGGATAGTCGAATTGGTGCCACCTGGATGACCAAAGAAGACCGGGAGGCAGAAATAAAGGATTATGTAAACTATCTGGATTCTTTACATGATCAGGTAATAAGTCAACTTGGAAAAGAAGTGAAGGTAAAAGTTTTCGGATTTTCACAAGGTTGTTCAACCTTATGCAGGTGGGTAGCTTATGGAAAGGTACAACCCAAACGCATGGTGATGTGGGCAGGCACCTTCCCTCCCGACATTGACCTAAAGGAATTTGGTTCCCGTTTTCATGGTTACGAAGTTGATGTAGTATATGGGAAACAAGACGAATACCTATCCTGGATTAATGCAGAGGAAATAACCCAATGGATGGAGCAAGCCGGAATAGATTTTAGGGTGACCACTTTCGAGGGTAAACATGAAATAATCAGGGAAGTTTTAAATAAGCTTTTAGAAATAGAACAAGAAGCAGATTAA
- the rsmH gene encoding 16S rRNA (cytosine(1402)-N(4))-methyltransferase RsmH: MYHKPVLLQACLDGLNIRPNGTYVDVTFGGGGHSKAILEKLGPNGKLIGFDQDSDALKNDLNDPRFTLIHSNFRFIGNHLEYLKVLPIDGILADLGVSSHQFDQASRGFSIRMDGPLDMRMDQSANHSAFDFINKASKEDLIETFKEFGEIFNAGKVASLIVSHRTKEPIESTLTLTALVEKLVHPKDRNKFLAQIFQAIRIKVNAEMEVLKNLLEISPSLLGPGGRLVFISYHSLEDRMVKNFIKTGNTKGLETKDVFGNTQSPFKNLTTKPIVPEEIELEQNNRSRSAKLRIAEKK, translated from the coding sequence ATGTATCATAAACCCGTTCTTTTACAAGCGTGCCTGGATGGACTAAACATCAGGCCCAACGGAACATATGTTGATGTGACCTTTGGAGGAGGGGGGCATTCGAAAGCTATTTTGGAAAAACTTGGCCCAAATGGTAAATTAATTGGATTTGACCAGGATTCAGATGCTTTGAAAAATGATCTGAACGACCCCAGATTTACGCTCATCCACAGCAATTTTAGGTTTATAGGCAATCATTTGGAATATCTAAAAGTGCTTCCAATTGATGGAATTCTAGCCGATCTTGGAGTATCCTCCCACCAATTTGACCAAGCATCCCGTGGATTTTCCATTCGGATGGATGGCCCTTTGGACATGAGAATGGATCAAAGTGCAAATCATTCTGCATTTGATTTTATCAATAAAGCCTCTAAAGAAGATCTTATAGAAACCTTTAAAGAATTTGGAGAAATTTTCAATGCCGGTAAAGTGGCAAGTTTGATAGTTTCTCACAGAACGAAGGAACCAATAGAATCAACCTTAACCCTCACCGCTTTGGTAGAAAAACTCGTGCATCCCAAGGATAGAAATAAATTCTTGGCTCAAATTTTTCAGGCCATCCGAATTAAGGTTAATGCAGAAATGGAGGTTTTAAAAAACCTTTTGGAAATAAGTCCGAGCCTATTAGGACCGGGAGGAAGACTGGTTTTTATTTCCTATCACAGCCTGGAAGATAGAATGGTCAAAAACTTTATAAAAACAGGTAACACCAAAGGGTTAGAAACTAAGGATGTATTTGGAAACACCCAATCTCCTTTTAAAAATCTAACCACAAAACCCATAGTTCCGGAAGAAATAGAATTAGAACAAAACAACCGCTCCCGAAGCGCCAAGCTTAGGATAGCTGAAAAAAAATAA
- a CDS encoding glycerol-3-phosphate dehydrogenase/oxidase, producing MTHLETPRFSSANRSDFVQQLSSQTFDVLVIGGGITGAGIALDASARGLKVALIEKQDFGAGTSSRSTKLIHGGLRYLKQLEIGLVMEVGREREIVYRNAPHLVIPEKMLLPVIENGSLGEFSTSIGLYVYDVLAGVKAGERRKMLSKEQTLNQEPLLRKTILKAGALYTEYRSDDARLVIENMKEAVKRGAICLNYARCLGFVYDQTKLNAAKVQDQITGVEFEIKADYIINAAGPWVDELRELDNSRKGKRLHLTKGVHIVFPFEKLPIQQAMYFDAPLGRMVFAIPRDGCTYVGTTDTNYTEQKERPAVTQEDVAYLLKAVNDMFEGVQVNESDIMSTWCGLRPLIHEDGKSPSELSRKDEIFESSSGLLSIAGGKLTGYRKMSQRIVDKIFARISERKGLPFVACSTHQIALAGGFSSKQEVLEFTEVLFGEAKQVGFSYPIIQKLVGKYGKNARQIIEIAYNLAREIPVSEDLALIAELSYGMNEEMVCTPSDFFIRRSGMLYFNRPQVKAKRDSVNSWLSNKSSIPSDFLKQAESELDTEIQSVLDFI from the coding sequence ATGACGCACTTGGAAACACCTCGTTTTTCTTCAGCAAATCGTTCTGATTTTGTTCAGCAACTGTCTTCCCAAACCTTTGATGTTTTGGTTATTGGCGGAGGCATTACCGGGGCCGGGATTGCCTTGGATGCCTCGGCTCGGGGTTTAAAAGTTGCTCTTATTGAAAAACAAGACTTTGGTGCAGGAACAAGTAGCCGAAGCACTAAGCTTATTCATGGAGGTTTGCGTTACCTCAAGCAGCTTGAAATTGGGCTGGTTATGGAAGTTGGTCGGGAAAGGGAAATAGTTTACCGAAACGCTCCTCATTTGGTAATTCCTGAAAAAATGCTCTTGCCTGTTATTGAAAATGGATCCTTGGGTGAGTTTTCTACCTCTATTGGACTCTATGTATACGATGTATTGGCAGGTGTTAAGGCTGGTGAACGTCGAAAAATGCTTTCGAAAGAGCAAACGCTGAATCAGGAACCTTTGCTTCGTAAAACAATTCTAAAAGCCGGCGCCTTGTACACCGAATATCGAAGCGATGACGCCAGGTTGGTAATTGAAAATATGAAGGAGGCTGTTAAAAGAGGCGCCATTTGCTTAAATTATGCTCGTTGCCTTGGGTTCGTCTATGATCAAACTAAGTTAAATGCAGCCAAAGTTCAGGATCAAATTACAGGTGTTGAATTTGAAATTAAGGCAGATTATATTATCAATGCTGCAGGACCCTGGGTTGATGAACTTCGTGAGTTGGATAATTCCAGAAAAGGTAAACGGTTGCACCTTACCAAAGGGGTTCATATCGTTTTTCCTTTCGAGAAACTGCCCATACAACAAGCCATGTATTTCGATGCACCCCTTGGTCGTATGGTTTTTGCAATACCTCGAGATGGTTGCACTTACGTCGGAACTACCGACACCAATTATACCGAACAAAAAGAAAGACCTGCAGTTACCCAAGAGGATGTTGCCTATCTGTTAAAAGCAGTGAACGATATGTTTGAAGGGGTGCAGGTAAATGAATCGGATATTATGAGTACCTGGTGTGGTTTGAGGCCTCTCATTCATGAAGATGGTAAATCGCCTTCTGAATTGTCGAGAAAAGACGAAATATTTGAGTCTTCATCCGGTTTATTGTCCATCGCCGGGGGTAAATTGACCGGTTATCGGAAAATGTCGCAACGTATTGTAGACAAGATTTTTGCACGAATTTCGGAGCGAAAAGGGTTGCCATTTGTAGCATGTTCAACCCACCAAATAGCATTGGCCGGTGGATTTTCTTCTAAACAGGAGGTGTTGGAGTTTACCGAAGTTCTGTTTGGGGAGGCTAAGCAAGTGGGCTTTTCTTACCCTATTATTCAAAAATTGGTAGGTAAATATGGGAAAAATGCAAGACAAATTATTGAAATTGCTTATAATTTGGCCAGAGAAATTCCCGTTTCGGAGGATTTGGCTTTGATAGCTGAACTTAGTTATGGCATGAACGAGGAAATGGTTTGCACGCCAAGCGATTTTTTTATTCGACGTTCGGGTATGCTTTATTTCAATCGCCCTCAGGTAAAGGCTAAGCGGGATTCTGTAAATTCTTGGTTATCAAATAAATCGTCTATTCCTTCCGACTTTCTGAAGCAGGCTGAATCAGAATTGGATACCGAAATTCAATCGGTACTGGATTTTATTTAG
- a CDS encoding ABC transporter ATP-binding protein has product MIKLQNLSKIYQTKEVETIAISEINLEVRQGEFVAIMGPSGCGKSTLLNIIGMLDRPSSGEYFFQNQNVDILSESALTKYRKQNLGFIFQSFNLIDELTVFENVELPLLYLGYSAGERAVMVDAVLDRMHMMHRRNHLPQQLSGGQQQRAAIARAVVHQPTLILADEPTGNLDTTNGTEIMKLLTELNDLGTTIIMVTHSERDADYSSRIIRLLDGQILHENYLNWDKSVF; this is encoded by the coding sequence ATGATTAAGCTTCAAAACCTGAGTAAAATTTATCAAACCAAGGAAGTAGAAACCATAGCCATTTCTGAAATTAATTTAGAGGTGAGGCAAGGGGAGTTTGTAGCTATTATGGGACCTTCCGGTTGTGGTAAATCTACTCTGCTGAATATTATTGGGATGTTGGACAGACCAAGTTCCGGTGAATATTTTTTCCAAAATCAAAATGTAGATATTCTTTCCGAATCTGCTCTTACTAAATACCGTAAACAAAACCTGGGTTTTATTTTTCAGAGTTTTAATTTAATTGATGAATTAACAGTGTTCGAAAATGTTGAATTGCCTTTACTATATCTTGGTTATTCGGCAGGTGAAAGAGCTGTTATGGTTGATGCAGTATTGGATCGAATGCATATGATGCATCGCAGAAACCACCTTCCTCAACAACTTTCAGGAGGGCAACAGCAACGAGCCGCTATTGCCAGAGCTGTTGTTCATCAGCCTACCTTAATTCTGGCAGATGAACCAACAGGAAACCTCGATACCACCAATGGAACGGAGATTATGAAACTTCTAACAGAATTGAATGATCTTGGTACAACTATTATTATGGTTACTCACAGTGAACGAGATGCTGACTATTCGTCAAGAATAATTCGGTTACTCGATGGGCAAATTTTGCATGAGAATTACCTGAATTGGGATAAATCAGTTTTTTAA
- a CDS encoding division/cell wall cluster transcriptional repressor MraZ yields MAILTGEYDCTMDAKGRLALPSGLLKQLPESTRGKFVVNRSVFKRCLVLYPLDAWEKIVSDINGLNRFNRKHDDFIRQYSNGATTLEVDASNRVLLPKRLAAYAGIEKDVVLAAHVDNKVEIWSEKAYNELMNSYDPDAFGNLAEEVLGGGKPNTEE; encoded by the coding sequence ATGGCCATTTTAACCGGAGAATATGATTGCACAATGGACGCCAAAGGCAGGCTAGCACTGCCTTCCGGCTTATTGAAGCAATTACCGGAAAGCACCCGTGGAAAGTTTGTAGTAAACCGTAGTGTTTTTAAACGTTGTTTGGTTTTATACCCTTTAGATGCTTGGGAGAAAATTGTTTCTGACATCAATGGGCTTAACCGATTCAACAGAAAGCACGACGACTTTATTCGGCAGTACAGCAATGGAGCTACCACCTTGGAAGTGGATGCCAGCAACAGGGTTTTGTTACCCAAACGACTTGCTGCTTATGCCGGAATCGAAAAGGATGTTGTTTTAGCTGCCCATGTGGACAATAAGGTTGAGATATGGAGCGAAAAAGCATACAACGAATTGATGAATAGTTATGACCCTGATGCTTTTGGAAACCTTGCTGAAGAAGTTCTAGGTGGAGGAAAGCCAAACACAGAGGAGTAA
- a CDS encoding FkbM family methyltransferase, whose protein sequence is MNFVDLRQFAKYVLDNLGIIITQNQRYDKYTREVIQSTLKPDSNSIDVGCHKGEILDIILKFSPNGKHFCFEPIPYLYENLLKNYGSKAQFFDLALAEENGTATFNIVKNAPAYSGLRKRQYKVAHPEIEEIPVQVKRLDEVVPLDVKIDLIKIDVEGAEYNVFKGAREILIKHKPVVIFDCGLGASDYYGTKPEDLFDLLHSYGLHICLLGDYTKTKQKLSRNDFINIYQENKEYAFVAFP, encoded by the coding sequence ATGAATTTTGTCGATTTGCGCCAGTTTGCGAAGTACGTATTGGACAATTTGGGAATAATAATAACCCAAAATCAGCGGTACGACAAATATACCAGGGAGGTGATACAGTCGACCTTGAAACCTGACTCTAACAGTATTGATGTAGGATGCCACAAAGGAGAGATTTTAGATATAATATTAAAATTTTCACCGAATGGCAAGCATTTTTGTTTTGAACCCATTCCTTACCTTTACGAGAATTTATTAAAAAACTATGGCAGTAAGGCCCAATTTTTCGATTTAGCACTTGCCGAAGAAAATGGCACGGCCACCTTTAACATTGTAAAGAATGCTCCTGCCTACAGCGGTTTAAGGAAAAGGCAGTACAAAGTTGCCCATCCGGAAATTGAAGAAATTCCTGTTCAGGTAAAACGACTAGATGAAGTGGTGCCATTGGATGTAAAAATTGACCTGATTAAAATTGATGTGGAAGGGGCAGAATACAATGTATTCAAAGGAGCCAGAGAAATATTAATAAAACACAAACCCGTTGTCATTTTTGATTGTGGGTTGGGGGCAAGTGATTATTATGGAACCAAACCGGAGGATTTGTTTGATTTATTGCACTCCTATGGTTTACATATTTGTTTATTGGGAGATTATACCAAAACAAAACAAAAATTGAGCAGAAACGATTTTATTAATATTTATCAGGAGAACAAAGAATATGCATTTGTTGCCTTCCCCTAA